The Ruania alba genome has a window encoding:
- a CDS encoding agmatinase family protein, with amino-acid sequence MPLALSHDPNWPRTGGWPGAGQVPEFDLALIGIPTSRTSLSPTRAHETPRAVRETLRRYSGHVVAPGRFGRRGSEAETVLDQALRIVDAGDVADPDNDTGERVAVAQIADLARRAELVVALGGDNALTVPAALGVAGDELATAGLITLDAHHDLRDGRSNGSPVRRLVEAGLDPRRIVQIGIADFANSLAYRRRARELGITVIHRDELHDRSITEIVDEALCVAGGGGGPIHVDLDVDVCDRSVAPGCPASIPGGIQAYELRRFTRLLAADARVRGIDIAEVDATADAPDGRTVRLAALCVLEAAAGLVQRLES; translated from the coding sequence ATGCCGCTTGCCCTTTCACATGATCCCAATTGGCCCAGGACAGGCGGATGGCCCGGCGCCGGTCAGGTCCCGGAGTTCGATCTGGCCTTGATCGGCATCCCGACCTCTCGCACCTCACTCTCCCCGACCCGGGCGCACGAGACGCCTCGAGCAGTGCGCGAGACGCTGCGCCGGTACTCGGGTCACGTCGTCGCCCCGGGACGTTTCGGGAGGCGTGGCTCCGAGGCGGAGACGGTCCTCGACCAGGCATTGCGCATCGTCGATGCCGGCGACGTCGCAGACCCCGACAATGACACGGGCGAGCGGGTGGCTGTGGCTCAGATCGCCGATCTCGCCCGTCGGGCAGAGCTTGTCGTGGCGCTGGGCGGCGACAATGCACTCACGGTGCCCGCCGCGCTCGGTGTGGCCGGCGACGAACTCGCCACAGCCGGCCTCATCACGCTCGACGCCCACCACGATCTTCGCGACGGGCGCAGCAACGGCTCGCCGGTGCGGCGTCTCGTCGAGGCCGGTCTCGACCCTCGGCGCATTGTGCAGATCGGCATCGCCGACTTCGCCAACTCGCTCGCCTACCGGCGGCGCGCGAGGGAGCTGGGCATCACGGTCATCCACCGAGACGAGCTCCACGACCGGTCGATCACCGAGATCGTGGACGAAGCGCTGTGCGTGGCCGGCGGCGGCGGTGGACCCATCCACGTCGACCTCGACGTCGACGTCTGCGATCGCTCGGTCGCGCCGGGATGCCCCGCGTCGATTCCGGGCGGCATCCAGGCGTACGAACTGCGCCGCTTCACCCGGCTACTCGCCGCCGATGCGCGGGTACGAGGCATCGATATCGCGGAGGTGGACGCAACTGCGGACGCCCCCGACGGCCGCACCGTGCGGCTGGCGGCGCTCTGCGTGCTCGAAGCGGCAGCCGGCTTGGTGCAGCGCCTCGAATCCTGA
- a CDS encoding ABC transporter ATP-binding protein, with the protein MGDVLQFDDVTVRRGQKLILDSVSWSVEEGERWVVLGPNGAGKTTIIQLAAARMHPTGGRVTVLGEELGRIDVFELRPRVGLASASLADRIPGSERVLDVVLTASYGVTGRWRESYEQLDEGRARDLLGVFGMAAFADRLFGTLSEGERKRVQIARAMMTDPELLILDEPGAGLDLGGREDLVAALGELAADVSSPVLILVTHHVEEIPPGFTDGLLLREGKTVAAGQLETVMTPQHLSETFGLDLVVERHGARWTARALASESGAHTAGHPPRW; encoded by the coding sequence ATGGGTGACGTGCTTCAGTTCGACGACGTGACCGTCCGGCGTGGCCAGAAGTTGATCCTCGACTCGGTGTCGTGGTCGGTCGAAGAGGGTGAACGGTGGGTGGTGCTCGGCCCGAACGGCGCGGGTAAGACCACGATCATCCAGCTCGCGGCGGCGCGGATGCACCCGACCGGGGGCCGGGTGACCGTGCTCGGCGAGGAGCTCGGTCGCATCGACGTCTTCGAGCTCCGCCCGCGGGTGGGTCTGGCCAGCGCCTCCCTCGCCGACCGCATCCCGGGCAGTGAGCGCGTGCTCGATGTGGTGCTCACCGCCTCCTACGGCGTGACCGGACGGTGGCGGGAGTCCTACGAGCAACTCGACGAGGGTCGAGCGCGGGACCTGCTGGGCGTGTTCGGGATGGCCGCCTTCGCCGACCGACTGTTCGGCACCCTCTCCGAGGGAGAGCGCAAGCGGGTGCAGATCGCTCGCGCGATGATGACCGACCCCGAGCTGCTCATCCTCGACGAGCCGGGCGCCGGCCTCGATCTGGGTGGCCGGGAGGACCTGGTGGCCGCCCTCGGCGAGCTGGCCGCGGATGTGAGCTCGCCGGTGCTGATCCTGGTCACCCACCACGTGGAGGAGATCCCGCCCGGGTTCACCGACGGCCTGCTGCTGCGCGAGGGGAAGACGGTCGCGGCGGGGCAACTGGAGACGGTGATGACCCCGCAGCATCTCTCGGAGACCTTTGGGCTGGACCTGGTGGTCGAACGTCACGGTGCCCGCTGGACCGCCCGCGCACTGGCCTCGGAGAGCGGAGCACACACGGCCGGACATCCACCCCGGTGGTGA
- a CDS encoding SPFH domain-containing protein, giving the protein MGDAGAIIGLIIIALVALFVIVAISRAIRIVPQAGALIIERLGRYQSTMYAGLHFLIPFVDRIRAGVDLRERVVPFRPQPVITSDNLVVSIDTVVYYQVTDPKAATYEIADYIQAIEQLTVTTLRNIIGSMDLEQTLTSRDQINGQLRGVLDEATGRWGIRVNRVELKAIDPPPSVQGAMEQQMRAERDRRAAILTAEGVKQSAILTAEGEKQSAILTAEGQAQAAILKAQGESRAILQVFDAIHRGDADPKLLAYQYLQMLPEIANGTSSKLWVVPTELTAALGSISSAFGDGGPSGGGGVSGGGAPSSGGGGETRREKREKDLEHIEGLDVELPETSLQDPAEALREARGQATEATAEATQAGETSGRPFDPSSAAGQRPPEGEEPPPAPQEPWQPHQ; this is encoded by the coding sequence GTGGGTGACGCAGGAGCCATCATCGGCTTGATCATCATCGCCCTCGTCGCGTTGTTCGTGATCGTCGCGATCTCGCGTGCGATCCGCATCGTGCCGCAGGCCGGTGCGCTGATCATCGAGCGGCTCGGCCGCTATCAGTCCACCATGTATGCGGGTCTGCACTTCCTTATCCCGTTCGTCGACCGGATCCGTGCCGGGGTCGACCTGCGTGAGCGCGTGGTGCCGTTCCGCCCGCAGCCGGTGATCACCTCCGACAACCTCGTGGTGAGCATCGACACCGTCGTCTACTACCAGGTGACGGACCCGAAGGCGGCCACCTACGAGATCGCGGACTACATCCAGGCGATCGAGCAGCTCACCGTGACCACGCTGCGTAACATCATCGGTTCGATGGACCTGGAGCAGACCCTCACCAGCCGTGACCAGATCAACGGTCAGTTGCGTGGTGTGCTCGATGAGGCCACCGGTCGGTGGGGTATCCGCGTGAACCGGGTCGAGCTCAAGGCGATCGACCCGCCGCCCAGCGTGCAGGGCGCGATGGAGCAGCAGATGCGTGCCGAGCGGGACCGTCGTGCGGCGATCCTGACCGCTGAAGGTGTGAAGCAGTCCGCGATCCTCACCGCTGAAGGTGAGAAGCAGTCCGCGATCCTGACCGCCGAGGGCCAGGCGCAGGCCGCCATCCTCAAGGCGCAGGGTGAGTCCCGCGCGATCCTTCAGGTCTTCGACGCGATCCACCGCGGCGACGCCGACCCGAAGCTGCTGGCCTACCAGTACCTGCAGATGCTGCCGGAGATCGCCAACGGCACCTCGTCCAAGCTTTGGGTCGTTCCCACCGAGCTCACCGCCGCCCTTGGGTCGATCTCCTCGGCCTTCGGCGACGGCGGGCCCAGCGGTGGCGGCGGCGTCAGCGGCGGCGGAGCCCCCTCCTCGGGTGGCGGCGGCGAGACTCGCCGCGAGAAGCGCGAGAAGGACCTCGAGCACATCGAGGGGCTTGACGTGGAACTGCCGGAGACATCCCTGCAGGACCCTGCGGAGGCCCTTCGCGAGGCCCGCGGCCAGGCGACCGAGGCGACTGCTGAGGCCACTCAGGCTGGCGAGACCTCCGGACGTCCGTTCGACCCGTCCAGTGCAGCAGGTCAGCGTCCGCCGGAGGGCGAGGAGCCACCGCCCGCCCCGCAGGAACCGTGGCAGCCGCACCAGTGA
- a CDS encoding ABC transporter ATP-binding protein codes for MPTEKPKDLLGAARRIVGALRTDRIWVLVAVLLGVVGTVLTVIGPKMLGNATNIIFDGLVGRELDPQMTREEWIDALRASGEHTRADTLEGMPNLVPGQGVDFDRLAASLGIVVVVYACAFLFTWLQGRITTTVVQQVVFRLREQVETKLNRLPLRYFDRQARGEVLSRVTNDIDNIAQSLQQTLSQLITSVLTVVGVVAMMLWISWQLALVALVTIPLSAVVVGQIAKRSQPEFVEQWKRTGTVNSHVEEMYTGHDLVRVFGHEQAAVDTFQEENERLYRASFRAQFITGTIQPVMGWIANLGYVAIAVLGALRVASGTMSLGDVQAFVQYSRQFSQPITQIASLMNLMQSGAASAERVFDLLDADEEDADPRAPETLGPVSGRVAFEDVSFSYTPERPLIEDLSFVAEPGQTIAIVGPTGAGKTTLVNLIMRFYEVQGGRITFDGTDTRHLTRGELRSNIGMVLQDTWLFGGTIAENIRYGSHREVNDADLVAAAEATGVDPFVRTLPDGYETRMDDEGTDGTAVSAGEKQLLTIARAFLADPAILILDEATSSVDTRTEVLVQDAMNALRKGRTSFVIAHRLSTIRDADVILVMESGAIVEQGNHADLLAAGGAYARLYQAQFAAAAAEVE; via the coding sequence ATGCCGACCGAGAAGCCCAAGGATCTGCTCGGTGCGGCACGCCGGATCGTCGGTGCGCTGCGGACGGACCGCATCTGGGTGCTCGTGGCCGTGCTGCTCGGGGTGGTCGGCACCGTCCTGACCGTGATCGGTCCGAAGATGCTCGGCAATGCCACGAACATCATCTTCGACGGTCTCGTCGGCCGCGAGCTCGATCCGCAGATGACGCGGGAGGAATGGATCGACGCGCTCCGTGCGTCTGGGGAGCACACGCGGGCGGACACCCTCGAGGGGATGCCGAACCTGGTCCCGGGCCAGGGAGTGGACTTCGATCGGCTCGCCGCCAGTCTCGGGATCGTGGTGGTCGTCTATGCCTGCGCCTTCCTGTTCACCTGGTTGCAGGGGCGCATCACCACCACGGTGGTGCAGCAGGTGGTGTTCCGGCTCCGGGAACAGGTGGAGACGAAGCTGAACCGCCTCCCGTTGCGCTACTTCGACCGGCAGGCCCGCGGTGAGGTGCTCTCCCGGGTGACCAACGACATCGACAATATCGCCCAGAGCCTGCAGCAGACGCTCTCCCAGCTGATCACGTCGGTGCTGACCGTCGTCGGAGTGGTCGCCATGATGCTGTGGATCTCCTGGCAGCTCGCTTTGGTGGCGCTCGTGACCATCCCGCTCTCCGCCGTCGTGGTGGGGCAGATCGCGAAGCGGTCGCAACCCGAGTTCGTGGAGCAGTGGAAGCGCACCGGAACGGTGAACTCCCACGTGGAGGAGATGTACACCGGGCACGACCTGGTGCGCGTGTTCGGCCACGAGCAGGCGGCGGTGGACACGTTCCAGGAGGAGAACGAGCGGCTCTACCGTGCCTCGTTCCGAGCCCAGTTCATCACGGGCACCATCCAACCGGTGATGGGCTGGATCGCGAACCTGGGGTACGTGGCGATCGCCGTGCTCGGAGCGTTGCGGGTGGCCTCGGGCACCATGTCGCTCGGTGACGTGCAGGCGTTCGTGCAGTATTCCCGGCAGTTCTCCCAGCCGATCACTCAGATCGCGTCGTTGATGAACCTCATGCAGTCCGGCGCTGCCTCCGCCGAGCGGGTGTTCGACCTGCTGGACGCCGACGAGGAGGATGCCGACCCGCGTGCTCCCGAGACGCTCGGCCCCGTCTCCGGGCGGGTGGCGTTCGAGGACGTGTCCTTCTCCTACACGCCCGAGCGCCCGCTGATCGAGGACCTCTCCTTCGTGGCGGAGCCGGGTCAGACGATCGCGATCGTGGGGCCGACTGGTGCCGGGAAGACGACACTGGTGAACCTCATCATGCGGTTCTACGAGGTGCAGGGTGGTCGAATCACCTTCGACGGGACCGATACCCGTCACCTGACCCGGGGCGAGCTGCGGTCCAACATCGGCATGGTGCTGCAGGACACCTGGTTGTTCGGCGGCACCATCGCCGAGAACATCCGGTACGGCTCGCACCGGGAGGTCAACGACGCCGACCTCGTCGCCGCCGCCGAGGCCACCGGTGTGGACCCGTTCGTACGCACCCTGCCCGACGGGTACGAGACCCGGATGGACGACGAGGGTACCGATGGGACGGCGGTGAGTGCGGGGGAGAAGCAGCTGCTCACGATCGCCCGCGCGTTCCTCGCCGACCCTGCGATCCTCATCCTGGACGAGGCCACCAGCTCGGTGGACACCCGCACCGAGGTGCTCGTCCAGGATGCGATGAACGCGCTGCGCAAGGGCCGGACCAGTTTCGTGATCGCGCACCGGCTCTCCACCATCCGCGACGCCGACGTGATCCTGGTGATGGAGTCGGGCGCGATCGTGGAGCAGGGCAATCACGCGGACCTGCTCGCCGCCGGCGGTGCGTACGCACGCCTGTACCAGGCCCAGTTCGCGGCCGCCGCCGCCGAGGTCGAGTAG
- a CDS encoding GNAT family N-acetyltransferase, giving the protein MPEDPWLQVPTLAGDRAVLRGYRDQDLDALVEILTDPDVNRLTGSVHSTAEANTATADRAEVHQWYSTRAEQSGRLDLMIAEAATPEGACVGEVVLNDWDEQNSSCNIRILIGPAGRDRGLGSEAMRLMVDHAFTHLPLHRISLGVFTFNPRAQRVYEKAGFVVEGRERDALRFDDGWVDQVMMSLLRPEWKAAR; this is encoded by the coding sequence ATGCCTGAGGACCCCTGGCTGCAGGTCCCCACGCTCGCTGGGGACCGGGCCGTGCTGCGCGGCTACCGGGACCAGGATCTGGACGCCCTGGTGGAGATCCTCACCGACCCGGACGTGAACCGGCTCACCGGGAGCGTGCACTCCACGGCCGAGGCGAACACGGCCACCGCGGACCGCGCCGAGGTGCACCAGTGGTACTCCACCCGCGCCGAGCAGTCCGGGCGGCTGGACCTGATGATCGCCGAGGCCGCCACCCCCGAGGGTGCCTGCGTCGGGGAAGTGGTGCTGAACGACTGGGACGAGCAGAACTCCTCCTGCAACATCCGCATCCTGATCGGGCCGGCCGGGCGGGACCGCGGGCTCGGCAGCGAGGCGATGCGGCTGATGGTCGATCACGCATTCACGCACCTGCCGCTGCACCGGATCTCGCTCGGGGTGTTCACCTTCAACCCCCGGGCCCAGCGGGTCTACGAGAAGGCCGGCTTCGTGGTGGAGGGCCGGGAGCGCGATGCGCTGCGCTTCGACGACGGCTGGGTGGACCAGGTGATGATGTCGCTGCTCAGGCCGGAGTGGAAGGCGGCGCGCTGA
- a CDS encoding ABC transporter ATP-binding protein, translating to MLGLLRTSLTPYRGAITLVCLLQLVQTLAALYLPSLNADIISQGVVLGDTDLIWRIGGLMLAVSAVQAVTSVVAVYFGARTAMSLGRDLRDDLFTRVMRFSTQEMSAFGTPSLITRSTNDVQQVQMFVFMSLTVVIMAPIMLIGGVIMAVREDPGLSLLLVAVVPVLGVTMALVAMRMVPYFRSMQKRIDRVNGILREQITGIRVVRAFVKEADEALRFGSANATLRDVAVKVGRVMAFAMPMVMLIVNIASVAVIWFGGRRVDAGLADIGSLVAFLSYLMFILMAVMMATMMFMFAPRAAVSSERIQEVLSSEPTVHPPQQGQRPTHVRGLVEMAGVTFHYPGAENDVLHEIDLTARPGTTTAIIGSTGSGKSTLLHLVPRLFDVTSGAIGIDGVDVRDLDPAVLSSVIGLVPQKPYLFTGTVASNLRYGRADATDDELWEALRVAQAENFVRSMDGGLDAAIAQGGTNVSGGQRQRIAIARALVRRPAVYLFDDSFSALDYATDAALRAALFPRTRQASVIVVAQRVATIRGADEILVLEHGRVVGRGTHEQLLAENPTYQEIVASQLTAEEAA from the coding sequence GTGCTCGGTCTTCTTCGCACCTCGCTGACCCCGTATCGCGGTGCTATCACCCTGGTCTGCCTGCTGCAGCTGGTGCAGACGCTCGCGGCCCTGTATCTGCCGAGCCTGAACGCCGACATCATCTCCCAGGGGGTGGTGCTCGGGGACACCGATCTGATCTGGCGGATCGGTGGCCTGATGCTGGCCGTCAGCGCCGTGCAGGCCGTGACGAGTGTCGTCGCGGTCTACTTCGGCGCTCGGACGGCCATGTCGCTGGGTCGAGATCTGCGCGACGACCTGTTCACCCGCGTGATGCGCTTCTCCACCCAGGAGATGTCCGCGTTCGGGACACCGTCGTTGATCACTCGCTCGACCAACGACGTGCAGCAGGTCCAGATGTTCGTGTTCATGTCCCTGACGGTGGTGATCATGGCGCCGATCATGCTGATCGGTGGCGTGATCATGGCGGTGCGGGAGGACCCCGGACTGTCGTTGCTGCTGGTGGCGGTGGTGCCGGTGCTCGGCGTCACGATGGCCTTGGTGGCGATGCGCATGGTGCCCTACTTCCGCTCCATGCAGAAGCGGATCGACCGGGTGAACGGCATCCTGAGGGAGCAGATCACTGGGATCCGGGTGGTACGCGCTTTCGTGAAGGAAGCCGACGAGGCTCTCCGGTTCGGTAGCGCCAACGCGACCTTGCGGGACGTGGCCGTGAAGGTCGGGCGCGTGATGGCGTTCGCGATGCCGATGGTCATGCTGATCGTGAACATCGCATCGGTGGCGGTGATCTGGTTCGGTGGCAGGCGGGTGGACGCGGGCCTGGCCGATATCGGTTCTCTGGTGGCCTTCCTCTCGTACCTGATGTTCATCCTGATGGCCGTGATGATGGCCACGATGATGTTCATGTTCGCCCCTCGAGCGGCCGTCTCCTCGGAACGGATCCAGGAGGTGCTCAGCTCGGAGCCGACCGTGCACCCGCCGCAGCAGGGACAGCGACCCACGCACGTTCGGGGTCTGGTGGAGATGGCGGGTGTGACGTTCCACTACCCGGGCGCCGAGAACGACGTGCTGCACGAGATCGACCTGACCGCACGCCCCGGAACCACCACCGCCATCATCGGTTCCACCGGGTCGGGGAAGAGCACGCTGCTGCACCTGGTGCCGCGCCTGTTCGACGTGACCTCCGGTGCGATCGGGATCGACGGGGTGGACGTGCGCGACCTCGACCCGGCGGTGCTCTCCTCGGTGATCGGACTGGTGCCGCAGAAGCCGTACTTGTTCACAGGGACCGTCGCGTCGAACCTGCGGTACGGACGCGCGGACGCCACGGACGACGAGCTCTGGGAGGCGCTGCGGGTCGCGCAGGCGGAGAACTTCGTGCGCTCCATGGACGGCGGGCTGGACGCAGCGATCGCGCAGGGCGGGACCAACGTCTCCGGTGGGCAGCGGCAGCGGATCGCGATTGCACGTGCCCTGGTGCGCCGGCCGGCTGTGTACCTGTTCGACGACTCCTTCTCCGCCCTGGACTATGCGACCGACGCGGCGCTGCGCGCTGCCCTGTTCCCGCGCACCCGCCAGGCGAGTGTGATCGTGGTGGCGCAACGGGTGGCCACGATCCGTGGGGCGGACGAGATCCTGGTGCTCGAGCACGGCCGCGTGGTGGGGCGCGGCACCCATGAGCAGCTGCTCGCCGAGAATCCGACCTATCAGGAGATCGTGGCGTCCCAGCTCACCGCGGAGGAAGCAGCATGA
- a CDS encoding glycosyltransferase family 4 protein has protein sequence MRIAVVAESFLPQANGVTVTLLRLLEYLAANGDEVIVLAPAAGRGQDSVSVYAGASVRRFRAVPLPGYSELRLSTPRVRTLEEHLRCFDADVVHLAAPFMLGWQAIGAAHTLGLPSVAVYQTEVPSYAKRYKVRQIEPLLWRRIEDIHKSATLSLAPSSYACQQLIDRGVHRVAVWPHGVDRERFSPVHRDEALRTSLLTDGEVLVGYVGRLAREKQVEDLAVLQQLPGVRVVVVGDGPREEWLRRTLPGAVFTGRLDGAELPRMMASLDMFVHTGEMDTFAQTIQEAQACGVPVIAPARGGPIDLVQHGETGFLYQPGQLDAMRQYVATLAANPVRRAEMGLAARDSTAERTWEAVNHQVTVHYRNAISFSARDRAAGHRPARRWLLTR, from the coding sequence GTGCGCATCGCTGTGGTCGCCGAGTCGTTCCTTCCGCAGGCCAATGGGGTCACGGTGACCCTGCTGCGGTTGCTGGAGTACCTTGCCGCGAACGGGGACGAGGTGATCGTGCTCGCGCCCGCGGCGGGCCGTGGCCAGGACTCCGTGAGCGTTTACGCCGGTGCCAGCGTGCGGCGTTTCCGTGCCGTCCCGCTGCCGGGGTACAGCGAGCTGCGACTCTCCACACCGCGGGTGCGCACGCTGGAGGAGCACCTGCGGTGTTTCGACGCCGACGTGGTGCACCTGGCGGCGCCGTTCATGCTCGGATGGCAGGCGATCGGTGCTGCGCACACCCTGGGCCTGCCCTCGGTCGCGGTCTACCAGACCGAGGTGCCCAGCTACGCCAAACGGTACAAGGTGCGCCAGATCGAACCGCTGCTGTGGCGCCGGATCGAGGACATCCACAAGAGCGCCACGCTCTCCCTCGCGCCGTCCAGCTACGCCTGCCAACAGCTCATCGACCGCGGCGTGCACCGGGTCGCCGTGTGGCCGCACGGGGTGGACCGGGAGAGGTTCTCCCCGGTGCATCGTGACGAGGCACTGCGCACGTCGTTGCTCACCGATGGTGAGGTGCTCGTCGGTTACGTCGGACGCCTGGCACGGGAGAAGCAGGTGGAGGACCTGGCGGTGCTGCAACAGCTGCCGGGCGTGCGGGTGGTCGTGGTCGGTGACGGCCCGCGGGAGGAGTGGTTGCGTCGTACGCTCCCTGGTGCCGTGTTCACTGGCCGGCTCGACGGCGCTGAGCTGCCCCGGATGATGGCCTCCCTCGACATGTTCGTGCATACCGGCGAGATGGACACCTTTGCGCAGACGATCCAGGAGGCGCAGGCCTGCGGGGTTCCGGTGATCGCCCCGGCCCGGGGCGGTCCGATCGACCTCGTCCAGCACGGCGAGACCGGCTTCCTCTACCAACCCGGCCAGCTCGACGCGATGCGCCAGTACGTCGCCACTCTGGCCGCGAACCCGGTGCGACGGGCAGAGATGGGCCTGGCGGCGCGGGACTCGACGGCGGAACGCACCTGGGAGGCCGTCAACCACCAGGTCACCGTGCACTACCGGAACGCCATCTCCTTCTCCGCGCGGGACCGTGCCGCGGGCCACCGTCCGGCCCGCCGCTGGTTGCTCACCCGCTGA
- a CDS encoding TrmH family RNA methyltransferase yields the protein MPCLTLTADDLSGDLLADYTRLTDVALRRRLEPERGLFMAESSTVIRRAVRAGYRPRSFLMAPRWLPDLQDLLREVGAGEHGEIPVYLAEEDLLRTITGFHLHRGALAAMHRPELPPVADVVDHTKVNGSNVRERPSPAANLRRSRIAILDSLVDHTNVGACFRSAAAMGVDAVLVTPRCADPLYRRAIRVSMGTVFQVPWTRIDPWPSGVEQLKAAGYVVAGMTLGDGAITLDELVAEDHQKLALVFGTEGHGLGPQTEKVLDRRVTIPMMGGVDSLNVAASSAVAFYATR from the coding sequence GTGCCTTGTCTCACTCTCACTGCCGACGACCTGAGTGGCGACCTGCTCGCCGACTACACCCGGCTGACCGACGTGGCCCTGCGCCGTCGGCTGGAGCCTGAGCGCGGGCTGTTCATGGCCGAGTCCTCCACGGTGATCCGGCGCGCAGTGCGGGCGGGCTACCGGCCGCGGTCGTTCCTGATGGCGCCGCGGTGGCTGCCTGACCTGCAGGACCTGCTGCGTGAGGTGGGCGCCGGCGAGCACGGGGAGATCCCGGTCTACCTCGCCGAGGAGGACCTGCTGCGCACGATCACCGGCTTCCACCTGCACCGCGGGGCGCTCGCGGCCATGCACCGGCCGGAGCTCCCGCCGGTGGCCGATGTGGTGGATCACACGAAGGTGAACGGTTCCAACGTGCGCGAACGACCTTCACCAGCGGCCAACTTACGACGTTCACGTATCGCGATTCTCGACTCCTTGGTCGACCATACGAACGTTGGCGCGTGTTTTCGCTCGGCTGCAGCCATGGGTGTCGACGCCGTGTTGGTGACACCGCGCTGTGCGGATCCCCTCTATCGCAGAGCCATCCGCGTGTCGATGGGCACGGTCTTCCAGGTGCCGTGGACGCGGATCGATCCGTGGCCGAGCGGTGTCGAGCAGCTCAAGGCGGCTGGTTACGTTGTCGCTGGCATGACCCTCGGGGACGGCGCGATCACCCTCGACGAACTGGTCGCCGAGGACCATCAGAAGCTGGCTCTGGTGTTCGGGACCGAGGGACACGGGCTTGGGCCGCAGACGGAGAAGGTACTCGATCGAAGGGTGACGATCCCGATGATGGGCGGCGTCGACTCTCTCAACGTCGCGGCGTCGTCAGCCGTCGCGTTCTACGCGACGCGGTGA
- a CDS encoding NfeD family protein: MDLGWLWWLGAALVLGVVEMLTVDLLFLMLAGGAVAAAFAGLLGAPLWLEILVAALVSVLLLFGVRPWALAKLKSTTPDAKTGVDAQIGRPATVVADVSDRAGRVKLSGEVWTARIERTGVVLPAGTDVVVVRIEGATAYVAQPETPADPSQPYGPATQGF; the protein is encoded by the coding sequence ATGGATCTGGGCTGGCTGTGGTGGCTGGGCGCCGCGTTGGTGCTGGGCGTCGTGGAGATGCTCACCGTAGACCTGTTGTTCCTCATGCTCGCCGGTGGCGCGGTCGCCGCCGCATTCGCCGGCCTGCTCGGAGCTCCCCTCTGGCTGGAGATCCTCGTCGCCGCCCTCGTCTCGGTGCTGCTGTTGTTCGGCGTGCGCCCGTGGGCCTTGGCGAAGCTGAAGTCGACGACACCGGACGCCAAGACGGGTGTGGACGCTCAGATCGGGCGACCGGCCACCGTCGTCGCCGATGTGAGCGACCGCGCGGGTCGGGTCAAGCTCTCCGGTGAGGTCTGGACGGCGCGGATCGAACGGACCGGGGTGGTCCTCCCCGCCGGCACCGACGTGGTCGTCGTGCGTATCGAGGGGGCGACGGCGTACGTCGCCCAGCCGGAGACGCCAGCAGATCCGAGTCAGCCGTACGGCCCTGCCACACAGGGATTCTGA